The Mycolicibacterium aichiense region GACCTGTAGCGGGACCCAGCGGGTCGCGGCACAAACCTAGGAGAGACAACAACGTGGCATCGTCTTCGGCGCCGGTGCATCCCTATCGATGGCTGGCGCTGTTCCTGGTCTTGCTCATCGGGGTGTACCTGCTGGTCTTCCTCACCGGAGACAAACGCTCCAGCCCCAAGCTGGGCATCGACCTGCAGGGCGGAACCCGCGTCACCCTGACCGCGCGCACCCCGGACGGCTCCCGTCCCACCCGCGACGCGTTGAACCAGGCTCAGCAGATCATCGGCGCCCGCGTCAACGGCCTGGGCGTGTCGGGCTCCGAAGTCGTGATCGACGGCGACAACCTCGTCATCACCGTCCCCGGTAATGACGGGAACGAGGCCCGCAACCTGGGCCAGACCGCCCGGCTGTTCATCCGTCCGGTGATCGGTCAGCCGATTCCGGTCGAGGCCATCAAGCAGCAGATGCAAGCGGCGGGCGTGCCCGGTGCGGGCGGACCCGGAGGTCCGGTGCCCGCGCCGGCGCCCGGCGCGCCGGCACCCGGCGCAGCGCCGCCGGGAGCGCCGGCCCCCGCAGCGCCGGCCCCCGCAGCCGGTGAGCCGGCCGCCCCGCCGCCGGCGGCACCCGCGCCGGCGCCGCAGCCGCGCCCCTACCCGGAAGAGCCGGCGCCGTCACCGACCCCAGCACCTCCGGCTCCCGCTCCCGCGCCGGGCCAGCCGCCGACCGCGGTCCCGGCTCCGCCCGCCCCAGGGCAGCCCGCCCCGCCCGCGGCGCCGGCCCCGCCGGATCCACGCAAGGACCTCGCGGCGCGCATCAACTTCGAGAAGCAGCTGCGGCAGAGCACCAACCAGAACCTGCTGCTGATCGCGGTGCAGTACATGGCGGGCAAGTGCGACCAGCCGGACATCCTCGCCGGTAACGACGACCCGAACCTGCCGCTGGTCGCGTGCTCGCAGGACCACAAGTACATCTACGTGCTGGACAAGTCGATCATCAGCGGCGACCAGATCAAGGACGCATCGTCGGGCTTCGATCAGCAGAGCGGCGCTTACGTCGTCAACGTCGAGTTCAAGGATCAGGCCGCCACCACGTGGGCCGACTTCACCGCCGCCAACATCGGCACTCAGACCGCGTTCACGCTCGACTCCCAAGTGGTCAGCGCCCCGCAGATCCGCGAAGCGATCCCCGGTGGACGCACCCAGATCAGCGGCGGCAACCCGCCGTTCACCGCCGACACCGCCAAACAATTGGCCAACGTCCTCAAGTACGGATCGCTGCCGTTGTCCTTCGAGTCATCGGAGGCCGAAACCGTCTCGGCGACACTGGGATTGGCGTCGCTGCGGGCGGGCCTGATCGCGGGTGCGATCGGCTTGGGTCTGGTGCTGCTGTACTCGCTGCTCTACTACCGGGTGCTGGGACTGTTGACGGCACTGTCGCTGGTCGCCTCCGGCGCCATGGTGTTCGGCATCCTGGTGCTGCTCGGCAGATACATCAACTACACCCTCGACCTGGCCGGTATCGCGGGTCTGATCATCGGTATCGGCACGACCGCCGACTCGTTCGTGGTGTTCTTCGAACGCATCAAGGACGAGATCCGGGAGGGGCGTTCGTTCCGCTCGGCGGTGCCGCGCGGTTGGGCTCGCGCCCGTAAGACGATCCTGTCCGGCAACGCGGTCACCTTCCTGGCCGCCGCGGTGCTGTACTTCCTGGCCGTCGGCCAGGTGAAGGGCTTCGCGTTCACCCTCGGCCTGACGACGATCCTCGACGTCGTCGTGGTGTTCCTGGTGACCTGGCCGATGGTGTATCTGGCGTCGAAGTCGCCGACGATGGCCAAACCGGCGTTCAACGGTCTCGGCGCGGTGCAGCAGATCGCCCGAGAACGGCGAGCCGCCGCCACTGCGACGGGACGGAGGTAACTCCCATGGCTGAGAAAACCACCGAGGACGCTGCGGACGTCACCGAATCCACCGCCGTCGAAGCACCCGATCTGGAAGCGGCCGGCGCCGGCGCGCCCAAGCACGGCTTCTTCGTCCGCCTCTACACCGGCACCGGTGCCTTCGAGGTCATCGGCAAACGCAAGCTCTGGTACGCGATCAGCGGGCTGATCGTGCTTGCCTGTGTCGCGAGCATCGTGCTGAAGGGCTTCACCTTCGGCATCGACTTCCAGGGCGGCACCAAAGTCGGCATGCCGGTCGCCGGCCAGAACGGCACCGCGACCGTCCAGCAGGTGGAAGACGTCTTCTCCAAGACGCTGGGCCGGGCGCCGGAGTCGGTCGTGCTGGTCGGCAACGGCAGCTCGGCCTCGGTGCAGATCCGCTCGGAGGCGCTGACCAACCAGCAGACCGACCAGCTGCGCGACGCGCTGTTCGAGGCGTTCAAGCCGAAGGCCGGCAATGGTCAGCCCGACAAGTCGACGATCAGCGACTCGGCTGTCTCGGAGACCTGGGGTGACCAGATCACCAAGAAGGCGCTGATTGCCCTCGCGGTGTTCCTGGTGCTCGCGGCGATCTACATCACCTTCCGCTACGAGCGCTACATGGCGATCTCAGCCTTGCTGACGTTGGTGTTCGACCTCGTCGTCACCGCGGGCGTGTATTCGATCGTGGGCTTCGAGGTCACGCCGGCGACGGTGATCGGCCTGCTCACGATTCTGGGTTTCTCGCTGTACGACACAGTCATCGTGTTCGACAAGGTCGAGGAGAACACCGAAGGCTTCGACCTCACCGCGCAGCGAACATTCGCCGAGAGAGCGAACCTGGCGGTCAACCAGACCTTCATGCGGTCGATCAACACCAGCCTCATCTCGGTGCTGCCGATCCTGGCGCTGATCGTCGTCGCGGTGTGGTTGCTCGGCGTCGGCACGCTGATGGATCTGGCGCTGGTCCAGCTGGTCGGTGTGATCGTCGGGACCTACTCGTCGATCTTCTTCGCCACCCCGCTGCTGGTGTCGCTGCGCGAACGCACCGACCGGGTACGCACCCACAATCGCCGCGTGCTCAACCGCCGCAAGCCGTCGAC contains the following coding sequences:
- the secD gene encoding protein translocase subunit SecD — encoded protein: MASSSAPVHPYRWLALFLVLLIGVYLLVFLTGDKRSSPKLGIDLQGGTRVTLTARTPDGSRPTRDALNQAQQIIGARVNGLGVSGSEVVIDGDNLVITVPGNDGNEARNLGQTARLFIRPVIGQPIPVEAIKQQMQAAGVPGAGGPGGPVPAPAPGAPAPGAAPPGAPAPAAPAPAAGEPAAPPPAAPAPAPQPRPYPEEPAPSPTPAPPAPAPAPGQPPTAVPAPPAPGQPAPPAAPAPPDPRKDLAARINFEKQLRQSTNQNLLLIAVQYMAGKCDQPDILAGNDDPNLPLVACSQDHKYIYVLDKSIISGDQIKDASSGFDQQSGAYVVNVEFKDQAATTWADFTAANIGTQTAFTLDSQVVSAPQIREAIPGGRTQISGGNPPFTADTAKQLANVLKYGSLPLSFESSEAETVSATLGLASLRAGLIAGAIGLGLVLLYSLLYYRVLGLLTALSLVASGAMVFGILVLLGRYINYTLDLAGIAGLIIGIGTTADSFVVFFERIKDEIREGRSFRSAVPRGWARARKTILSGNAVTFLAAAVLYFLAVGQVKGFAFTLGLTTILDVVVVFLVTWPMVYLASKSPTMAKPAFNGLGAVQQIARERRAAATATGRR
- the secF gene encoding protein translocase subunit SecF — encoded protein: MAEKTTEDAADVTESTAVEAPDLEAAGAGAPKHGFFVRLYTGTGAFEVIGKRKLWYAISGLIVLACVASIVLKGFTFGIDFQGGTKVGMPVAGQNGTATVQQVEDVFSKTLGRAPESVVLVGNGSSASVQIRSEALTNQQTDQLRDALFEAFKPKAGNGQPDKSTISDSAVSETWGDQITKKALIALAVFLVLAAIYITFRYERYMAISALLTLVFDLVVTAGVYSIVGFEVTPATVIGLLTILGFSLYDTVIVFDKVEENTEGFDLTAQRTFAERANLAVNQTFMRSINTSLISVLPILALIVVAVWLLGVGTLMDLALVQLVGVIVGTYSSIFFATPLLVSLRERTDRVRTHNRRVLNRRKPSTASDVVTGGAADLAEAADAVPAEAAIGGTPAVGNKPTPGARPARPGRPTGKRSPRGR